The window ACTAAAGTTGATCCAGTGAAAGGCTATCGTGTTTGCATTTAATTGTGCTAAAGACGTGATGCTGGGCAAGTCTAAAACCAATATGCGAAATAACACTTAATACTTTGAAAATTATGTTCAAATTGAAATGACCTATGAAAAAAACTGCTATTTGGCGATGCTGTTCCTACTGTGGGCGTGGCATGGGCTGGTGGTTAGGGCAGTAGACTCGCACTAGAATCCCATCACTGAACATGtacgccctttcagtcatgaggacACTATAAAGTGATGGGTAATctaacttttcgttggtaaataaATAGCCCATGAATGGGTGGTAGGTGATCTCTCTTTAATCTATTCCAAAACCAGGGCAGGTAGCCCTGGTCTACTTAAACAATGACAAGACTGTTTATTTGTGGTAGATGTTTGTAATGTAGCGGTTAATTGACCTACAGCAAATGTTGTAGAATAAAGACGCATTGGGTTATCTACTGCATCCACCACGGAGAATCGAACTTCGGATTCGAGCGTTGGAAGTCCGTAAAGCCATCACTGTCCTACCGAGGGGACAAGGAATAACTTCAGTGACCGGAGACAAGAAAGGACATTTGAAGTCAGTAAACTGATAATGAAACTTCTACTGAACTACTTCAGAAAAACTGATGTAGTAACTAACCTTTACCATATATGAAATAAGTAAAACCAGCAGATTCGAAACATTAAACAGTTGCGTTAAAGGTGTCTCATGTGCTAACTTGACCACTACCTTTCATtcgaataaataataaatatttgacctCGCAACTCTAAAATCTGAGGTTCTATTCTCCGCGGTGGGCACAGCAAATAACActgtggttttgctttaaaatagCCAAAATAAACAAAGCTCTCTTCAACATTAATTTCACTATTGAGTTTGTTTTTTCCTGTTACGTATTAACTGACATCCGATTGGACAAAATTACATTTCATGTGAACTGAAACACGTGGTACTTTTGAGTTCCCGATAAAGTAACGTCATGCATGGTGCTAGTATCCGCTTTGAAAAATTTATTGTGTAAAGGGAATTTGTTTACAGCAAAAAATACGCATACACACACAAGGTGAGTAATCTACATTACGTCCACCCGTAGAATCGACCCCAGATTTTAGAGttgcaaattatatatttaccGCTGACTAGCCGAGagtttgtacacacacacacacacacattaatatatCAAAGcattgaaatactttaaattaataattatgaacttatattagtaaaacatttacaaatatattaattcaacATAGGTCATGCATTATGAAAGTTTGGACAGACTCCCAAATCTTGCCTTTCAATCAGTTagaaaaacagtgtaaaaactgtTTCACTGTGTTAGGTTTGTGAAAATGTTGATTTGTAATCTAATTCAAGTATTCtatctttagtttttattttttagttttgacGCGTCTCACATGTGTACATGCCAATCATGCTACGTCATTGGACGATACTTTTCTTCCaagatttattaacattttcacaaCTTACAGTTCACTACATCTTACTTGAAACGTGAGAAAcattaacaactttataatacaCACAGAAGTAATTTTCTTAAAGGAAAGTCAAAAACTTGTCATCACCTcaaaaagaaacagtaataattaggcctaaaacaatattttctttatttgcatGTCATATCAGaaaatggttattttaaattaacacagTATCTAGTACTAGTTAGGCCtagtaaaaaatacatttttgttacttctaAATAATATATTGGCCTGCTACACCcagaatagttattttaaaatagtaccAAACCATCCccttacacaataaatatttgacCTCGCAACTCTAAAATCTGAGGTTCTATTCTccttggtgaacacagcaaatagcagtatgtggttttgctttaaaatagccaaaataaacaaacctctcTTCACGTAATACAATAAATAGTAACTGATATGGTATCAGCCCCTTTTCTAAGTTGGAGAAATACAAttataacactatgcaacaaaatatttactttttcttgttcctgggcagaagtGTTATTTCCCACTTGTTTATGctaaaagtaaatggaaaaggcctagttttcttttcaaactttgcttttgtgacctggataatgaaatttcaaaTGTACCCATTTTgtagaacattccaggtagattcagtgccgagtagctgatagagaattttctcgaacttacaagaattttctagaatgttgtagaacttaacgagaattttgaaaaacattttagaaatttctaaaactttccatagaaatatatatacaagggctCACCACTCgctacttcagtttagttctagctgcctaagtgaacacacagacctatttgattttatcagagatggcatcaagaagctgcaagcattctccagacacattctgctacgTATgcggccaatttatcaagacaagagcgaaaatgtactctgtgacagcatatgctaaaatgtgtgaagcctacaaggcatatttcggcatgcctgtcggacatcaagacaaactctgggtacctcattttacctgcgagcactgcaaaaaaactctagaaggtaagacagacaacttttgcttgcttgaatagtaagattttatattatacaaattctaGACCctttagttgtggatgaaataaatttattcttcataataacaatattttggtcttttgcaggatggtacagaggggaaaaaaagagagccatgaagttcgctattccaagaatttggtgtgaacccactgaccactcaagcaattgctacttctgcatggtggaccctatCAAACGTCggactggcaagaatgcatctgctataatgtatccggaccttccatcatccatcaccccactgccacactgccctgagccccctgtacccactccaccagagagaaagcagccatcctcagaagagagcaaaaaatcagaagaggaggtagacgtttaagatccagattacaatttcagaggtgcagctggtgagagaaacccatactaccacaaccaaagagacctcaatgacttgatcagagatcttggtctaacaaagtcaaatGCCGAGACTATATccgagggctgatacgtgaaagtgatttatattacagtcgcaaatctcaaaaaactactcacttctaaacatttttgtataactttagtataaatacatgtaaatctttattcatatgttcttttattcagaccttatgtaaatgaaaatgtggaaatttgcctgtttttacatagaaaataggttaatttctaaatttcattattcaggttacaaaagcaaagtctgaagggaatactggtcattttctgtacttttacaacacaaataTGATTAattgcactatgtaacacaaattttgttcctggatagtacgtgttatttcttaattgcttattaAATAGTATGGTTGAAATGCTACTACATACTTCTAATTCTTTTATCATAGTGTTAAAAATACACTAGGTCTAAcattaatgtcttatgacaagtataatatAGATGTTTGATTTCCAAAACTTACACGTTCAAAAATAGTTTACACAATTTCAGATACGTTGACTTTACACGGAAATTTTGCACataaacaggaaacaaaacaaacttgtacaATGTGCTTTATTTTCTGTGCCCCACCACATAATCCTTCCCCGGTGGGACAGCGtcaagtctatggatttaaaacGTTTAAATCCGAGGTTCTATTCCTTAAACGGACACGGCAGATTGTCCAACGTGCCTTTGATCTCACGTGCTTCACAGTTCAACGACACGCACGTTTGGACCAGTTCGTTACTAGTCTAGAAAAATTATCAGACGTTCCTTACAGAGGAGTGGTACATATGACAAACAGACTAAGCTGAGTCTGTTCTGACGACCATAATGAGTCACACATAAACACCTCCTGTTcacaagtatatatttttaaaaatgtattaaatatttcaaagatgTTACTTTACGTCTGCCATTTTTGTGGCTTTAACAATAAAGTATCTATTTTTAATGATGTAGAATGAAGAGACAAATTTCAGATAACAAAGTAAAAGTTAAACTAGTGGTATAAGACAACGCCTTATGTTTTGTACGATTGTCTACTGTGCAGTTACGCGCTGCTCTGTTTCATTACATGGAGTTGACCTACTTAGTAAAGCTAGATATACAAGTTGATCGAGGACACAGTCCATACGATATTACACGTTACACAATTACCCGAAAAATCCgttaaaacattagaaaatagAGGATACTACGTTAATCGCTTTGTCATTAGAAtactgtttaaaaacataaacgtATACGTATTAAATCATACAAATTAATTGCGTTTTTATTTTACAGCAGATTGATATAAAACCAGAtaatataagaattattttagTTCGACAAGTATTTTAGTAGAAATCATACATTTTACCTTGTTGGACAAACAAACACTGACCTATGGCAGCAGGTTACAGATAGCTAATACATGAATATGACCCGCTACTTTAACCTATTCCTTATATCATTCAGTCATGAAGTATGGAGCTGTTCACGGTCAGAAATTTACCTTCTGAAAAACGGATGTTATTCAAGTGAACAACATACTGGACTAAATAGTTAACACCAAAATACAATATCGAGATTCAACAACTTACACGGTTTGATTTATTAACGGATTCTATAaaactattgttaaaaataataacctATGTTCGCATTGTTTAAAATGGtgaattgatttatattttaaccaAACATATATAACCTATTGTCGAATGACAACAATACCCGATAAGTCTTGTGAAAATAAAGTGTAGTACGTCCTGACCGAATACCGCGAAGTGACAGGTTCATCGTAACGGGTTAACCGATTGActtttgtataattaataaatatcacgTCTGACAGGTCTGTATCTTTTGTACGCTGAAAGAAAGAATTatcaaacaaaagaaattttttttctttaatctgtTCATCCACATGTACCCGCAAGAATGACCACACCTACTTGTTCCACCCACTCGGGTAGTGTTTAGAAAGCCTACCAACAAGGTTAAACTCATAATTCAACAGTATTATCACGTTAATACCTATCACCTAAAAAACACAGATATGAAAAACGGCTGTGTATTATGTAACCTAAACCTAAAAACACAAATGTGGgcgtattaaaaataaaattagggtGAACAACCAGATGTAATAAACAATAGGTCATTTATGTTTCCAAACAGACCAATTCACAAGGCTATATCCAAGATATGTCAGTAAGTGAGCAGTGATTACATAACATGCTAATACACgagtgtaaaacattaaaaacaatgagTAGTTAACTTTTACCATTTAAGATGTTGACCTGTTTTGCTTGTTACAAGTCAACCCTGTAGTTTTTTGGTTGCTTTTTGTAGGGGGGGGGTTATGCGTGAAAATGAAAATTGCAATTTACTATAAACCTGCAAGTAAAAGAGTGTCTGTAGTAACCCAGTTAGACCCGAGTCGACTCGATCATACTGGAGAAGCTGTAATATAGAACTTGATTGTAACACTAGTCTGAGACATAGAGGTTGGGGGACCATGAAAAACATCAGTGAAATAGTATAGAACCAGGATACAAGTCTActtacatatatagttttatcGATATGTCGTCAACCAGAGAAACGACTTGAAATTCtacacataattataaaaatcgACTGTTACAACCAACGTGTCGCCACTGCCCTTCATCATGGACAGTGCTACAAAGAAAGTCCGTGTATTACCAACTTGTCCCCCGGTGGGGCAGCGGTAAGGTTACGGACTTACAAATCTAAAATATGGGGTTAAATTCCTCGCGGTACACATAGCAGATAGCACAACATAGCCTTACCCTGAAAAGAAAAATTACGAACCGCAATGACGAAATGTTGGTCGAAATCTCGCGTTTTTCGTACTTTATTGTCATGCCCACATTTCTTCGGTTGGCACTGCAAATTCTGAAACACTGCAAATTGTTCTCAGACAGCGTCCAAGAAAGTATCTtaaatatatcagtgttatacattaaaataaaaaataacaagcctgaaattaatatgttttttgttttaatttttaaacaataaatttttctaaaaataaaatatccccATACACAGAATGAAGAGTTAGGTTTTATATACAGGTTTATATCATCGTTGAATGTCTGACAGCCTGATTATTACGGACGTCCTTGTGAAAATCGAA of the Tachypleus tridentatus isolate NWPU-2018 chromosome 13, ASM421037v1, whole genome shotgun sequence genome contains:
- the LOC143239890 gene encoding uncharacterized protein LOC143239890, with translation MASRSCKHSPDTFCYVCGQFIKTRAKMYSVTAYAKMCEAYKAYFGMPVGHQDKLWVPHFTCEHCKKTLEGWYRGEKKRAMKFAIPRIWCEPTDHSSNCYFCMVDPIKRRTGKNASAIMYPDLPSSITPLPHCPEPPVPTPPERKQPSSEESKKSEEEVDV